A stretch of Triticum aestivum cultivar Chinese Spring chromosome 1D, IWGSC CS RefSeq v2.1, whole genome shotgun sequence DNA encodes these proteins:
- the LOC123160522 gene encoding mitogen-activated protein kinase kinase kinase 17 translates to MASKQWTRVQTIGRGASGAEVFLASDDVSGELFAVKSATAACASALKREEDLMSCLRSSRVVSCIGGRAARDGSYQLFLEFAPGGSLADRAAIDGGLDERTVRGYAADVAAGLAYLHGAGMVHGDVKARNVVIGADGRAKLADFGCARKVGAGVPIIGGTPAFMAPEVARGEEQGPAADVWALGCTVVEMATGRAPWNGMDGDALAALHRIGYTEAVPEVPQWLSVEAKDFLRRCLVRQASDRCTAAQLLEHRFLASAVVDAKPQAVESKWVSPKSTLDAAFWESESDTDEAEHDSAAERRIGALACPASALPEWDSDEGWIDVLSAPTEAVAVPAKETTVIIVDDAITSEEESVDAESGFLDIAVDVEHSSFLHAGETYEADPVVRHCQFLKSFVSGQLVPCSKLLVQTVLCCNIITDAIEFVVTQTVSCLALLLFFVSAHNSAPHCDVNEFKEKLGCVRRIRWVDNFGGKLGHTYSN, encoded by the coding sequence ATGGCGAGCAAACAATGGACGCGGGTGCAGACGATCGGCCGCGGCGCGTCGGGGGCCGAGGTCTTCCTCGCGTCGGACGACGTGTCGGGCGAGCTCTTCGCGGTCAAGTCCGCCACGGCAGCGTGCGCCTCAGCTCTTAAGAGGGAGGAGGACCTCATGTCCTGCCTGCGCTCCTCGCgcgtcgtctcctgcatcggcggcCGCGCCGCCCGCGACGGCTCCTACCAGCTCTTCCTCGAGTTCGCCCCGGGAGGCTCGCTGGCGGACCGGGCGGCGATCGACGGGGGGCTCGACGAGCGCACCGTCCGCGGGTACGCCGCAGACGTGGCGGCCGGGCTCGCGTACCTTCACGGCGCCGGGATGGTGCACGGGGACGTCAAGGCCAGGAACGTCGTGATCGGCGCCGACGGCCGCGCCAAGCTCGCGGACTTCGGCTGCGCGAGGAAAGTGGGCGCTGGCGTGCCGATCATCGGCGGCACGCCCGCGTTCATGGCGCCGGAGGTGGCGCGCGGCGAGGAGCAGGGCCCCGCGGCCGACGTCTGGGCGCTTGGCTGCACGGTCGTCGAGATGGCCACCGGCCGCGCCCCGTGGAACGGCATGGACGGCGACGCGCTCGCCGCGCTGCACCGGATCGGGTACACGGAGGCCGTCCCAGAGGTGCCCCAATGGCTGTCCGTCGAGGCCAAGGACTTCCTGCGCCGGTGCTTGGTCAGGCAGGCCAGCGACCGGTGCACGGCGGCGCAGCTGCTGGAGCACCGGTTCTTGGCCTCCGCCGTGGTCGACGCGAAGCCGCAAGCCGTGGAGAGCAAATGGGTGTCGCCCAAGAGCACGCTGGACGCGGCATTCTGGGAGTCGGAGTCAGACACCGACGAGGCGGAGCACGACAGCGCGGCCGAGAGGAGGATCGGAGCATTGGCCTGCCCTGCCTCGGCGCTCCCAGAGTGGGACTCCGACGAGGGCTGGATCGACGTCCTATCCGCACCAACGGAAGCAGTTGCCGTGCCGGCCAAGGAGACGACCGTCATCATCGTGGACGACGCGATCACAAGTGAAGAAGAATCAGTAGATGCAGAGTCCGGCTTTCTCGACATTGCCGTTGACGTAGAGCACAGCAGCTTCCTCCACGCAGGAGAAACGTACGAGGCTGATCCAGTCGTTAGGCATTGTCAGTTTTTGAAGAGTTTTGTTTCTGGCCAATTAGTGCCATGTAGTAAATTGTTAGTGCAAACAGTACTGTGTTGCAACATAATCACTGATGCAATCGAATTCGTTGTTACACAAACAGTATCCTGCTTGGCGCTGCTCCTCTTTTTTGTCTCCGCTCATAATTCTGCTCCCCATTGCGACGTCAACGAATTCAAAGAAAAATTAGGCTGTGTCCGCCGAATCCGATGGGTCGACAATTTCGGGGGGAAATTAGGTCACACATACAGTAACTAA